The nucleotide sequence ACCCTGTCGCCCGGCTTAATACGAAAATTGGCGATCAAGTCAGAAAGAATTTCCATATCCTGGGCGGTGAAATTGTTGTCCCAATCATGGGCAAACGATTCAAAGTATTCTTTTCTTTCATTCATAATAGAAGCAAGTTAGACCTTCCGTCGCTTCTGTCAAGAGGTGATTTCCACTTTGGAAATCATCTCCCATGCTGTTTGGAAATATTTCTTATCCAGTTCAAAGCCGATGAATTTCAGATTTAATTTGCGGCAAGCCAGTCCGGTGTTCCCGATACCCATGAACGGGTCAAGGATAGTCATCCCTTTCTTAAGGCCGTGCAGCTTGATGCAATTTTCGGCCAGCAGCGGGGGGAATGAGGCGGGGTGGGGCCGGTCGGCGGCTCGGCTCTGGATAGTGTCATAAGGAATAAACCAGCAGTTGCCGCGACAGCGGAGTTTTCCTTTGCCGGCGCGCCAGCGGGTGATGTTGGTTTGATCTTTGTAGGGAACACCCAGCGCCAAACGGTCGATTTCAACGACCCCGGTCTTAGTCAGATGAAAAATATATTCATGGGTATCATTCAGGAAGCGGCGGCTGTTGATCGGTTTATAGTGGCCGACATTGATATCGACTTTTTCTCCATAACTGCTCGTTTCCATATAAATCGATTTTATCCAGTGAATGACATTCTGGATTTTGAAATCCTCGCTCAGGACACTTGCGACCTGAAAGGGTATTTCCGGCTCGGACGGCCGGGAACCGATATTGAGAAAAAGAGAACCGGAATCGTTCAAGACCTCTTTAAGGGCCTTTCCCCACTCTTTCAACCATGTCAGATAATCCTTTCGGGGAATGGAATCGTCATATGAACCATATTTCACGCCGATGTTGTATGGCGGCGAGGTGACCACGATGTCGACGCTCCCCGGCTGAAGGCGCCGGCGCATTCCGGAGATACAATCTTCATTATAGAGAAGGATATTTTTATCGTGCATCCCAACCTTCGATATTACCATTCAACGTGTTCTATGATCCCGATCAATATAATTGAATTCGGCACGATAGCCAACATCGAAAATATGCCGTCCGGTGATAATGATTTTGACTTCCATCATTAGCCCGAGAAGATCATTTGGTTGATTTGAGATAGGAGCG is from Candidatus Zixiibacteriota bacterium and encodes:
- a CDS encoding methyltransferase domain-containing protein; the encoded protein is MNERKEYFESFAHDWDNNFTAQDMEILSDLIANFRIKPGDRVADLGCGTGVLFDLLRRKVGPEGLVIGVDFASTMIRKAR
- a CDS encoding site-specific DNA-methyltransferase; this encodes MHDKNILLYNEDCISGMRRRLQPGSVDIVVTSPPYNIGVKYGSYDDSIPRKDYLTWLKEWGKALKEVLNDSGSLFLNIGSRPSEPEIPFQVASVLSEDFKIQNVIHWIKSIYMETSSYGEKVDINVGHYKPINSRRFLNDTHEYIFHLTKTGVVEIDRLALGVPYKDQTNITRWRAGKGKLRCRGNCWFIPYDTIQSRAADRPHPASFPPLLAENCIKLHGLKKGMTILDPFMGIGNTGLACRKLNLKFIGFELDKKYFQTAWEMISKVEITS